A genome region from Pirellulales bacterium includes the following:
- a CDS encoding Rieske 2Fe-2S domain-containing protein, with product MPHWIRVTDLASCPPGTALECTVEDRIVALFHVDGSIYALDGVCPHQGGPLGNGCLTGTIVTCPWHGWQFDVRTGQHQLSRGIRQPGFPVKIEADAVWVDLEGHLPTDAP from the coding sequence ATGCCCCATTGGATCCGTGTAACCGATCTGGCCAGTTGCCCACCGGGGACGGCGCTAGAATGCACGGTCGAGGATCGGATCGTGGCGCTATTTCACGTAGACGGCAGCATCTACGCACTCGACGGCGTCTGTCCGCACCAGGGAGGCCCATTGGGAAACGGCTGCTTGACGGGTACGATCGTAACCTGCCCCTGGCATGGCTGGCAGTTCGACGTTCGCACGGGCCAACATCAGCTGAGCCGTGGAATTCGCCAGCCTGGCTTTCCGGTCAAGATCGAAGCGGACGCCGTGTGGGTCGACCTAGAAGGCCACTTACCGACGGATGCACCCTGA
- a CDS encoding DUF1570 domain-containing protein, which translates to MVHRTGAHSLARLLAAGILTIAALGGCAGVFEHSAALPVRHAVVLDQLVIHTDFRMPKQDRLFDDLRALRETMRSTLALQPTTEPIHIYLFENELRFKAYLAKHYPDFPARRAFFLQTENTLAVYAQWGDRVAEDLRHEVAHGYLHASFPTIPLWLDEGLAEYFETPRLDAGLNRPHVALLQTLTTRDGWQPNLARLEQFNSVAEMQQADYAESWAWIHMLLETIPPRRELLQKYLREMRRDGSFEPLSAYLARSLPDADQVVRQHLADLTKK; encoded by the coding sequence GTGGTTCATCGAACAGGGGCTCACTCTCTCGCGCGACTGCTGGCTGCGGGGATCTTGACCATCGCCGCCCTGGGCGGTTGCGCTGGCGTTTTCGAACATTCGGCCGCGCTTCCGGTCCGCCATGCCGTCGTTCTCGACCAATTGGTCATTCACACAGACTTTCGCATGCCGAAGCAGGATCGGCTGTTTGACGATCTGCGCGCCTTGCGCGAAACCATGAGATCGACGTTGGCGCTGCAACCAACCACCGAACCGATCCATATCTATTTGTTTGAAAACGAACTGCGGTTCAAAGCCTATCTCGCCAAGCATTATCCAGACTTCCCAGCCCGCCGGGCCTTTTTCCTGCAGACCGAGAACACGCTGGCGGTCTACGCCCAATGGGGCGATCGCGTGGCCGAAGACCTGCGGCACGAGGTCGCACACGGTTATTTGCACGCCTCATTCCCAACCATCCCACTTTGGTTGGACGAGGGGCTGGCCGAATACTTCGAGACGCCGCGTCTCGATGCCGGTCTGAATCGACCGCACGTGGCTTTGCTGCAAACTCTCACAACGCGCGACGGTTGGCAGCCCAACCTCGCTCGCTTGGAGCAATTCAACAGTGTCGCCGAGATGCAGCAGGCCGACTATGCCGAGAGTTGGGCCTGGATTCACATGCTGCTGGAAACGATCCCTCCGCGTCGCGAACTATTGCAGAAGTATCTGCGCGAAATGCGACGCGACGGCTCGTTTGAACCTCTTTCGGCTTATCTGGCTCGATCGTTGCCCGACGCCGACCAGGTCGTGCGCCAGCATCTGGCCGATCTGACGAAGAAATAG
- a CDS encoding arginine deiminase-related protein, with protein sequence MTQPRILMCSPEFYGIEYEINAWMHRERPSDHAAACTQWQSLKTTIESAGADVITMSPVPGLPDLVFTANAALLYHDVALLARFRHSERQGEEPHDEGWLTDHEFRVEHIPAGFNFEGAGDALFCGDTLFAGYRLRSDAQAHQWIGARLGCRVIPLELVDPYYYHLDTCFCPLAPGVAIYYPGAFDAYGAAVLKELVPKLVPVSRAEAQRFACNAVVVGPTVITNTGCPELHRALSDRGFSPREMPLDEFVKAGGSAKCLTLRLDGEDAASWRNQPTPAAA encoded by the coding sequence ATGACGCAACCACGCATCTTGATGTGCTCGCCTGAGTTTTACGGAATCGAATACGAGATCAACGCCTGGATGCACCGCGAACGTCCGAGCGATCATGCGGCCGCTTGTACCCAATGGCAATCGTTGAAAACGACGATCGAATCGGCCGGGGCAGACGTGATCACGATGTCGCCAGTGCCGGGCCTGCCGGACCTTGTGTTTACTGCCAACGCAGCGTTGTTGTATCACGATGTGGCCCTGTTGGCGCGCTTTCGGCACAGCGAGCGTCAGGGGGAGGAACCGCACGACGAGGGCTGGCTTACCGATCACGAATTTCGCGTGGAGCACATTCCGGCGGGCTTTAATTTCGAAGGCGCGGGGGACGCGCTGTTTTGCGGCGACACACTGTTTGCCGGCTACCGTCTGCGCAGCGATGCGCAGGCCCATCAATGGATCGGTGCCCGGCTCGGCTGCCGCGTGATTCCGCTGGAGTTGGTCGATCCTTACTACTACCATCTCGACACATGCTTCTGCCCTCTCGCGCCCGGCGTGGCCATTTATTATCCGGGCGCGTTCGACGCCTACGGTGCCGCGGTATTGAAGGAGCTGGTGCCGAAGTTGGTCCCAGTCAGTCGCGCCGAAGCGCAACGATTTGCTTGCAACGCCGTGGTCGTAGGACCTACCGTGATCACGAATACCGGCTGCCCCGAACTTCATCGCGCGCTATCGGACCGTGGCTTCTCGCCACGTGAGATGCCGCTCGACGAGTTCGTAAAGGCCGGTGGCAGCGCCAAGTGCCTGACCCTGCGGCTCGACGGCGAAGACGCCGCCAGCTGGCGCAATCAACCAACGCCCGCCGCGGCGTGA
- the ispG gene encoding (E)-4-hydroxy-3-methylbut-2-enyl-diphosphate synthase, which produces MKRNPTRAVRIGTVTIGADHPVAVQSMTATHTQDVAATVTQVNALLDAGADVVRIAVDSSKDAEALAEIRQQTKANLSVDLQENYRLATLVAPHVDKVRYNPGHLYHHERTKPWQDKVKFLVDVAVANDCAMRVGVNCGSVDPAVADKFAPGDSLSPMLASALEHCELLDSLGFTRYCVSLKDSDPSKVVEVNRRFAAARPDVPLHLGVTEAGMPPDGVIKTRIAFEQLISRGVGDTIRVSLTVPNNRKPEEIAAGRAILADIAVGRVRSVVDYGLDTLNIISCPSCSRVENEAFIDLAQQVKEMTTYARDYAITIAVMGCRVNGPGETDDADLGLWCGPNVVNLKRGAAELGAFPYDAILPKLKAELDALIAEKSAVGSPG; this is translated from the coding sequence ATGAAACGTAATCCGACACGTGCCGTGCGAATCGGCACCGTTACGATTGGTGCCGACCATCCGGTGGCCGTGCAAAGCATGACCGCCACTCACACGCAGGACGTGGCCGCCACCGTGACCCAGGTCAACGCATTGTTGGATGCCGGCGCCGACGTGGTGCGAATCGCAGTCGATAGCAGCAAGGATGCCGAGGCGCTGGCCGAGATCCGCCAGCAGACCAAAGCTAATCTTTCTGTCGATTTGCAAGAGAATTATCGCCTGGCCACCCTCGTGGCCCCGCACGTCGATAAGGTTCGCTACAACCCGGGGCATCTGTATCACCACGAGCGAACCAAGCCTTGGCAAGATAAGGTGAAGTTCCTGGTCGACGTGGCGGTAGCGAACGATTGCGCCATGCGCGTGGGAGTGAATTGTGGCTCGGTCGACCCGGCTGTGGCCGACAAGTTTGCACCCGGCGACTCGCTGTCACCGATGCTGGCCAGCGCCCTGGAGCATTGCGAGTTATTGGACTCATTGGGCTTTACACGGTACTGCGTGTCGCTCAAGGATTCCGATCCGTCCAAAGTCGTGGAGGTGAATCGCCGCTTCGCCGCCGCCCGGCCCGACGTCCCCTTGCACTTGGGCGTCACCGAGGCTGGCATGCCTCCGGATGGTGTGATCAAGACGCGGATCGCCTTCGAGCAACTCATTAGCCGTGGAGTAGGCGATACGATTCGCGTATCGCTCACGGTGCCCAACAATCGCAAGCCGGAAGAGATCGCCGCCGGCCGTGCGATCTTGGCCGACATCGCCGTCGGACGCGTACGCAGCGTGGTCGATTACGGTCTCGATACGCTTAACATCATCAGTTGCCCGAGCTGTTCGCGGGTCGAGAACGAGGCCTTCATCGATTTGGCTCAGCAAGTCAAAGAGATGACGACTTACGCCCGCGACTACGCCATCACCATCGCAGTGATGGGCTGCCGTGTGAATGGCCCCGGCGAGACCGATGATGCCGATCTAGGGCTGTGGTGCGGACCCAACGTGGTGAATCTCAAGCGCGGTGCCGCCGAGTTGGGGGCCTTCCCCTATGACGCCATTCTGCCGAAGCTGAAGGCCGAACTCGACGCGCTGATCGCCGAGAAGTCCGCCGTAGGATCGCCAGGCTGA
- a CDS encoding tetratricopeptide repeat protein produces MPWHRRPILAAAALVVMVLLAYAPAIRAGFVFDDDHNIRKNLTVRSLDGLRQMWSSAVANQQFYPLTYSTFWVEYHLWRLDPRGYHVVNILLHAASVLLLWRLLRTLRVPGAWLGAAMFALHPVEVESVAWIAERKNVLSLALALGAMLSYLRFSPPDASDEDEHTDGKRWRWYALALGLFVLALFSKTAVVTLPAVLLVLYWWKRGRITRHDMGRLSPFFGVAFLLGLLTVWVEKNHVGAEGAAWSLDPIERVLLAGRALWFYAGKLLWPRPLTFFYPRWDVDVRTWWQCLFPIAALGAIAVLWRAQSRMGRGPLAAVLIFAGILVPVLGFFNVFYAKFSQVADHFQYHASVALIALAAAGFALAAERVSAARAGWMPRIAALILLALGSVTYQRTYHYRNEEQFYREILAENPAAGVARQNLGSLLHDRGDYEEASALYAAALAVNPDDSVLQDGAGAILLGWGGRDGFRPGQLEEAIAHFRKACLLEPRNLTAQRSLGLALTEAHEYDAAQQQFEAVLQLDPDNVAALCSLARLRTLRDDWQQAEFDYERALRINPDFAPAHFGLGAALVRKAHYEEARLHFQRGLELDPTDAQAQFEMGTLLARRNNPALAARHYAEAARLRRNYPEAWYNLGVLVRSRSVDDAIGYFRKALELKPDYTKAQAALDEALGAQYQRQDGACGQVSGPRPAWLRPPDKAPK; encoded by the coding sequence TTGCCCTGGCATCGCAGGCCGATTCTCGCCGCTGCCGCGCTAGTCGTCATGGTGCTGCTGGCATACGCACCGGCAATCCGGGCGGGCTTTGTCTTTGACGATGACCACAATATCCGCAAGAACCTCACCGTGCGATCGCTCGACGGCCTGCGACAGATGTGGTCGTCGGCTGTGGCGAATCAACAGTTCTACCCTTTGACATATTCGACCTTCTGGGTCGAGTACCATCTGTGGCGGCTCGATCCCCGGGGCTATCACGTCGTGAACATCCTCCTGCACGCGGCCAGCGTGCTGCTGTTGTGGCGGTTGCTGCGCACGTTACGAGTGCCGGGCGCATGGCTGGGTGCGGCGATGTTCGCATTGCATCCTGTCGAAGTCGAGTCGGTCGCCTGGATCGCTGAGCGAAAGAATGTATTGTCGCTGGCCTTGGCGCTGGGGGCGATGCTGAGCTACCTGCGATTTTCCCCACCCGATGCCTCCGATGAAGATGAGCATACGGACGGCAAACGCTGGCGGTGGTATGCGTTGGCGCTGGGGCTGTTTGTATTGGCGCTATTCAGCAAGACGGCTGTTGTGACCCTGCCCGCGGTGCTCTTGGTTCTGTATTGGTGGAAGCGAGGGCGCATCACCCGACACGATATGGGCAGACTCTCGCCGTTTTTCGGCGTGGCATTTCTGCTGGGCCTGCTAACGGTATGGGTTGAAAAGAACCATGTGGGGGCTGAAGGGGCCGCCTGGTCGCTCGACCCTATCGAACGGGTGCTGCTTGCCGGCAGGGCATTGTGGTTTTATGCCGGAAAATTGCTGTGGCCACGACCGCTGACGTTCTTCTATCCGCGCTGGGACGTCGATGTCCGAACGTGGTGGCAGTGTCTCTTTCCTATTGCCGCGCTGGGAGCGATCGCCGTCCTGTGGCGCGCGCAATCGAGAATGGGGCGCGGCCCTCTGGCCGCGGTGTTGATCTTTGCCGGGATACTTGTCCCCGTGCTGGGATTCTTCAACGTTTTCTATGCGAAGTTCTCACAGGTCGCCGATCATTTTCAATACCATGCCAGCGTGGCGCTGATCGCGCTAGCCGCGGCTGGGTTTGCGCTCGCGGCCGAACGTGTCTCGGCAGCACGCGCGGGCTGGATGCCACGCATCGCCGCGCTCATTTTGTTGGCTCTTGGCTCCGTCACGTACCAGCGAACGTACCACTATCGGAACGAGGAACAATTCTATCGAGAGATCCTCGCGGAGAACCCTGCGGCCGGGGTCGCCCGGCAAAACCTGGGGAGCCTTCTGCACGACAGAGGGGATTACGAGGAAGCGTCTGCGTTGTACGCCGCGGCGCTCGCCGTGAATCCTGACGACTCGGTTTTGCAGGACGGTGCGGGGGCCATTCTTCTCGGCTGGGGAGGACGCGACGGTTTCCGGCCGGGCCAACTGGAAGAGGCGATCGCGCACTTCCGGAAGGCTTGCCTGCTCGAGCCGCGCAACCTTACCGCACAACGCAGTCTCGGTCTGGCGCTTACAGAAGCCCACGAGTACGACGCGGCGCAACAGCAATTCGAAGCAGTGTTGCAACTAGACCCTGACAATGTCGCGGCGCTTTGCAGCCTGGCACGATTGCGCACGCTCAGGGACGATTGGCAACAGGCCGAGTTCGACTATGAGCGTGCGCTGCGCATCAACCCTGATTTCGCGCCGGCACATTTCGGCCTGGGCGCGGCTTTGGTGCGCAAGGCGCATTATGAGGAAGCGCGCCTCCATTTTCAGCGGGGTCTGGAACTCGATCCTACCGATGCACAGGCCCAATTTGAAATGGGCACTTTACTGGCGCGACGCAACAATCCGGCGCTGGCGGCTCGTCACTACGCCGAGGCAGCCCGCCTGCGACGCAACTATCCGGAAGCCTGGTACAACTTGGGCGTGTTAGTCCGCAGCCGCAGCGTCGACGATGCGATCGGCTACTTCCGCAAGGCATTGGAACTAAAGCCCGACTACACAAAGGCGCAAGCGGCACTCGATGAGGCGCTCGGGGCGCAGTATCAGCGGCAAGACGGTGCCTGCGGTCAAGTATCTGGTCCGCGCCCTGCGTGGTTACGTCCGCCTGACAAGGCGCCTAAGTAG
- a CDS encoding GNAT family N-acetyltransferase gives MIQYRSFRNYDTPQLIDVWRAQPRERGLAQPVSVELFEQIVLSKPYFENDGLILAIDEGVVVGFVHAGFGPTDDGRGVNHRFGVTSLLLVRPNYQQADIGQELLARSESYLRGRGAEVLYAGGIRPLDPFYLGLYGGSELPGVLASNQFANGVFQAGGYLEIDRVIVLQRELTGFRPPVDRVQMQIRRTSVIEETCDARPRSWWEACALDHFQVVSFDLVERDETRPAATARFWILESFAAGWGVQAAGLYELEVAADRRRKGIATFLLADAFRRLVAQGISLIEVQTMTGNAAALALYRKLGFREVDQGIAYRKQVEFS, from the coding sequence TTGATTCAATATCGCTCCTTCCGCAACTACGATACGCCGCAATTGATCGACGTCTGGCGTGCGCAGCCGCGCGAACGCGGATTGGCGCAACCGGTATCCGTTGAGTTGTTCGAGCAAATCGTGCTCTCGAAACCTTACTTCGAGAACGACGGCCTGATCCTTGCCATCGACGAGGGGGTCGTCGTCGGTTTCGTGCATGCAGGATTTGGCCCGACAGATGACGGCCGTGGTGTGAATCATCGCTTTGGCGTCACCAGCCTGCTACTGGTGCGGCCCAACTACCAACAAGCCGATATCGGCCAAGAGTTGCTGGCCCGCAGCGAGTCCTACCTGCGCGGCCGCGGGGCCGAGGTGCTTTACGCCGGCGGTATTCGCCCACTCGATCCATTCTACCTGGGGCTCTACGGCGGCAGCGAGCTGCCCGGTGTGCTGGCCTCGAACCAGTTCGCCAATGGGGTTTTCCAGGCGGGCGGGTACCTGGAAATCGATCGGGTCATCGTGCTACAGCGCGAGCTGACGGGGTTTCGGCCTCCGGTCGATCGCGTACAGATGCAAATACGCCGCACGTCGGTGATCGAGGAGACTTGCGACGCGCGACCACGCAGCTGGTGGGAGGCCTGCGCGCTAGACCACTTTCAAGTGGTTAGTTTCGACCTGGTGGAACGCGACGAAACACGGCCCGCGGCCACTGCGCGATTTTGGATTCTGGAAAGCTTCGCGGCGGGCTGGGGCGTGCAAGCCGCCGGCTTATACGAACTCGAGGTCGCGGCCGATCGTCGCCGCAAAGGAATCGCTACGTTTCTTTTGGCCGATGCCTTTCGCCGCCTGGTCGCACAGGGAATTTCCTTGATCGAAGTGCAGACCATGACCGGCAATGCCGCAGCGCTCGCGCTGTACCGTAAGCTGGGCTTCCGCGAAGTCGACCAAGGGATCGCCTATCGCAAGCAGGTCGAATTCAGTTAG
- a CDS encoding alkaline phosphatase family protein: MNVLLRFHFPCLLLALLMALVPVTSSLAAEPVAKTKKVLFIGIDGCRFDAVQAANAPNLDRLMAEGCYDADCQILGDRFTGNDTISGPGWSSILTGVWADKHGVLDNDFKVKHYDQYPHFFARLKEVHPAAQTASVVSWIPIQQHIVSAADQAKLYPPIGKDYTASDVMAAKAAAKILTESDPEALFIYIGQVDETGHKDGFHPTVPTYIKAIENADACVGTVLDAVKARKTFDKEDWLVLVTADHGGKGTGHGGGHNVPEIRNSFVIVSGPAAKQGPLDEQTYLVDVPVTALAHLGISADPKWNLDGHPIGLKENAAAAK, encoded by the coding sequence ATGAACGTCCTACTAAGATTTCACTTTCCGTGCCTGCTGCTGGCCCTGTTGATGGCTTTGGTCCCGGTCACTAGCTCGTTAGCCGCGGAGCCGGTCGCGAAAACAAAAAAGGTTCTCTTCATCGGCATCGACGGTTGCCGCTTCGACGCGGTGCAGGCTGCCAACGCGCCGAACCTCGATCGCTTGATGGCGGAAGGATGCTACGACGCGGATTGCCAAATCCTGGGCGATCGTTTCACAGGCAACGACACGATCAGCGGGCCGGGCTGGTCGAGCATTCTGACCGGAGTGTGGGCCGATAAGCACGGGGTGCTCGACAACGATTTCAAAGTTAAACATTACGACCAATACCCGCACTTCTTTGCCCGTCTGAAGGAAGTGCACCCCGCGGCGCAGACGGCGTCGGTGGTAAGTTGGATTCCGATCCAGCAGCACATCGTTAGCGCGGCCGATCAGGCCAAGTTGTATCCGCCCATTGGCAAGGATTACACCGCCTCGGACGTCATGGCTGCCAAGGCCGCTGCCAAGATTCTCACCGAGAGTGATCCAGAGGCTCTCTTCATCTATATCGGCCAGGTCGACGAAACCGGGCATAAAGACGGTTTCCATCCAACGGTGCCCACGTATATCAAGGCCATCGAAAACGCCGATGCCTGCGTGGGGACGGTGCTGGATGCCGTCAAGGCGCGGAAAACGTTCGACAAGGAAGATTGGCTGGTGCTCGTTACCGCGGACCATGGCGGCAAAGGAACCGGTCACGGCGGCGGCCACAATGTGCCCGAGATTCGCAATAGTTTCGTTATCGTCAGTGGGCCGGCTGCCAAGCAGGGACCGCTCGACGAGCAGACGTACCTGGTGGATGTGCCGGTCACGGCACTCGCCCATTTGGGAATCTCGGCCGATCCAAAATGGAATCTCGACGGACATCCGATCGGGCTGAAGGAGAATGCCGCGGCCGCCAAGTAG
- a CDS encoding class I SAM-dependent methyltransferase, producing MESQEIVREQYGANSLQARVTDALRNAGLESGPLKWSDLVPLDQFHVRGLTASRELAESLHIQTGSEILDVGCGLGGPARFLAATYGCQVTGIDLSQPFVDIATMLTARCGMTKTVHYSQADALALPFHDMHFDDAWTQHVAMNIADRSRLYGEIHRVLKPGGRLAIYDVVAGDGRSLIFPVPWARRPELSFLLTHDAMKTVLGAAGFHEVSWADKTAASLAWFADLQTRLQTSPPLGLPVVMGPEFLEMAANLARNLHEGRVHLVQTILRRD from the coding sequence ATGGAAAGCCAGGAAATCGTCCGTGAACAGTACGGCGCAAACTCACTGCAAGCGCGAGTGACCGACGCCTTACGGAATGCGGGCTTGGAAAGCGGACCGCTGAAATGGTCCGATCTCGTGCCGCTCGATCAATTTCACGTGCGCGGTTTGACAGCCTCGCGAGAACTGGCCGAATCGTTGCACATCCAAACGGGGTCAGAAATTCTCGACGTCGGCTGCGGGCTGGGTGGGCCGGCCCGTTTTCTGGCTGCCACGTACGGTTGCCAGGTGACGGGGATCGACCTCAGCCAGCCTTTCGTCGACATTGCCACGATGCTTACTGCGCGCTGCGGCATGACGAAGACTGTTCACTACAGCCAAGCGGATGCTCTCGCTCTCCCCTTTCATGACATGCACTTCGACGACGCCTGGACACAACATGTCGCCATGAACATCGCGGATCGATCGCGGCTGTATGGCGAGATCCATCGCGTCCTGAAGCCGGGAGGCCGACTGGCAATCTACGACGTCGTGGCCGGTGACGGCCGCTCGTTGATCTTTCCGGTTCCCTGGGCGCGCCGACCGGAACTGAGTTTCCTGCTCACGCACGACGCAATGAAAACTGTCCTTGGCGCGGCAGGCTTTCACGAAGTCTCATGGGCCGACAAGACCGCCGCCAGCCTGGCCTGGTTTGCGGATCTGCAAACCAGGCTGCAAACATCACCACCATTGGGTCTGCCAGTGGTCATGGGACCAGAATTTCTGGAAATGGCCGCCAACCTGGCCAGGAATTTACATGAGGGACGAGTGCACCTTGTCCAAACGATCCTGCGCCGCGACTGA
- a CDS encoding TIGR00300 family protein, producing MKTAINEVPQGTAAFVEEVEIRGHIIDSLILPKVLDVITSLGGTFCIKQIAIGQARSDPSYALVEVQAGDAVRLADILAQISDHGAVPTVWQDCRLEAADMDSAFPEGFYSTTNQRTEVRLDGHWTEVADQEMDCGLVVSLDRKQARCLPMVDVRKGDLIIVGHAGVRVFPQERTAQRHMFEFMGSSVSTEKPKGIAIREIARELSRTRADGGRTLLVGGPAIVHTGSGEHVCQLIREGYVDVLFAGNALATHDIEQALFGTSLGVHLSHGASAEAGHEHHLRAINRIRRAGGIERAVATGLLTSGIMYECVRHHVDFLLAGSIRDDGPLPEVITDVLDAQRQMRAKSRDVTFCLMVATTLHSIAVGNLLPAWVKVVCADINPSTVIKLNDRGSFQTVGIVTDVEPFLRALVQELAEMESEVAP from the coding sequence ATGAAAACCGCCATCAATGAAGTCCCTCAGGGGACTGCCGCGTTCGTCGAAGAAGTCGAGATTCGCGGCCACATCATCGACAGCTTAATCCTGCCCAAGGTGCTGGACGTAATCACCAGCCTGGGCGGAACATTCTGCATCAAGCAAATCGCGATTGGTCAGGCCCGCAGCGACCCTAGTTACGCGCTGGTGGAAGTGCAGGCCGGCGACGCGGTGCGTTTGGCGGACATCCTGGCACAGATCAGCGACCACGGCGCCGTTCCCACGGTGTGGCAAGATTGCCGCCTGGAAGCGGCCGACATGGACTCGGCCTTCCCCGAAGGATTTTACAGCACGACGAATCAACGCACGGAAGTACGTCTCGACGGCCACTGGACCGAAGTCGCCGATCAGGAGATGGACTGCGGCCTCGTTGTTTCGCTCGACCGCAAGCAGGCACGCTGCCTGCCGATGGTAGACGTCCGCAAGGGAGACCTGATCATCGTCGGCCATGCCGGCGTGCGGGTTTTCCCACAGGAACGCACCGCACAACGCCACATGTTCGAATTCATGGGGAGCAGCGTCTCGACAGAGAAGCCCAAGGGCATCGCCATCCGTGAGATTGCTCGCGAGCTGAGTCGTACTCGCGCCGACGGCGGACGAACGCTGCTGGTGGGGGGACCGGCCATCGTCCATACCGGCAGCGGTGAACATGTCTGTCAGTTGATTCGCGAGGGGTATGTCGACGTGCTGTTCGCCGGCAACGCGCTGGCCACGCACGATATCGAGCAGGCGCTGTTCGGCACCAGCCTGGGAGTTCATCTGAGCCACGGGGCTTCGGCCGAGGCTGGGCATGAACACCATCTGCGCGCGATCAATCGCATACGTCGCGCCGGTGGCATCGAACGAGCCGTGGCGACGGGCCTTCTGACCTCGGGCATCATGTACGAATGTGTGCGGCACCACGTTGATTTCCTGCTGGCCGGCAGCATTCGCGACGATGGCCCGCTGCCCGAGGTGATTACGGACGTCCTGGATGCACAACGGCAGATGCGCGCCAAGAGTCGCGACGTGACGTTCTGTCTGATGGTCGCCACGACGTTGCATTCGATCGCGGTGGGGAATTTGCTACCCGCCTGGGTAAAGGTCGTGTGCGCGGACATCAATCCGTCGACCGTGATCAAGCTCAACGATCGCGGTTCGTTTCAAACGGTGGGAATCGTGACCGACGTCGAACCTTTTTTGCGCGCGTTGGTGCAAGAACTGGCCGAGATGGAAAGCGAGGTCGCACCATGA
- a CDS encoding substrate-binding domain-containing protein, translating into MKIRLTLACALLALVGCAAEKPSDGASANGAKTYRIAVIPKGTTHEFWKSVHAGAEQAAKEFGNVEVIWKGPLQESDREGQISLVQDFVTSRVDGICLAPLDSQGLIAPVRAAKAEGIPTVVFDSALAADEDDIVSYVATDNYHCGAMAAQAMAKMLDGKGRVILLRYSPGSESTEQREQGFLDTLAKESPGIEILSSNQHSGTSFENAFSVSQQLLLKFDKQVDGVFTVCEPNSTGMLRALSEREELAGKVKFIAFDPNSRLIQAMSEGTVHGIVLQDPVKMGYLAVKAMVNHLTGQPTEKRVAIEEFIATPANMSEPEMAKLLTPVQFED; encoded by the coding sequence GTGAAGATACGTTTGACCTTGGCGTGTGCTCTGCTGGCCTTGGTGGGTTGCGCCGCGGAAAAGCCGTCGGACGGCGCGAGCGCAAACGGTGCGAAGACCTACCGCATCGCCGTGATCCCCAAGGGGACGACGCATGAATTCTGGAAATCGGTTCATGCCGGCGCCGAGCAGGCTGCCAAAGAATTCGGCAATGTGGAAGTAATTTGGAAAGGTCCGTTGCAGGAGAGCGATCGCGAGGGACAGATCTCGTTAGTGCAAGATTTCGTCACAAGCCGTGTCGACGGCATTTGCCTGGCGCCACTCGATTCGCAAGGCTTGATCGCGCCAGTGCGGGCGGCCAAGGCCGAGGGTATTCCCACGGTCGTCTTCGATAGCGCCCTGGCGGCCGACGAGGACGACATCGTCAGCTACGTCGCCACGGACAATTATCACTGTGGCGCGATGGCTGCGCAAGCGATGGCCAAAATGCTCGACGGCAAGGGGCGCGTGATCCTATTGCGTTACAGTCCCGGCAGCGAAAGCACCGAGCAGCGCGAGCAAGGATTCCTCGATACGCTGGCCAAAGAGTCGCCTGGCATCGAGATCCTGTCCAGTAATCAACATTCGGGCACGTCGTTCGAGAATGCCTTCTCAGTCAGCCAGCAGCTGTTGCTCAAGTTCGATAAACAGGTTGACGGTGTCTTTACCGTGTGCGAACCGAACAGCACCGGCATGCTGAGGGCATTGTCCGAACGCGAGGAATTGGCAGGCAAGGTCAAGTTCATCGCTTTCGATCCCAATTCTCGACTGATTCAGGCCATGAGCGAGGGCACGGTACACGGTATCGTGCTGCAGGACCCCGTGAAAATGGGATACCTGGCCGTCAAGGCTATGGTCAATCATCTTACCGGCCAGCCGACGGAGAAACGCGTCGCGATCGAGGAATTCATCGCCACTCCGGCCAACATGAGCGAGCCTGAGATGGCCAAATTGCTGACGCCCGTCCAGTTCGAGGATTAA
- a CDS encoding Dabb family protein, whose amino-acid sequence MLVHNVYFTLKDPAPEAIQNLMAECRKYLTDHPGVAYFGVGTVVPDLDRPVNVRDFHVGLHMVFADRKAHDVYQVHERHKSFIEKNKDTWQQVRVFDSDV is encoded by the coding sequence GTGCTTGTGCATAACGTCTATTTCACATTAAAGGATCCGGCGCCCGAGGCTATTCAGAATTTGATGGCCGAGTGCCGCAAGTATCTGACCGATCACCCGGGCGTGGCCTATTTCGGTGTCGGCACGGTGGTTCCTGATTTAGATCGACCGGTGAACGTGCGCGACTTCCATGTCGGCTTGCACATGGTCTTTGCTGATCGCAAAGCCCACGACGTGTACCAAGTCCACGAACGTCACAAGAGCTTCATCGAGAAGAACAAAGACACCTGGCAGCAGGTGCGGGTCTTCGACAGCGACGTTTAG